A stretch of the Clostridiisalibacter paucivorans DSM 22131 genome encodes the following:
- a CDS encoding UPF0236 family transposase-like protein — translation MYKISLKEMDINFKDLEKRIYEFVCRQACEIITELLNQLDDELMKERDKKIYRNKGFKKTCIKTVMG, via the coding sequence ATGTATAAGATAAGTTTAAAGGAAATGGATATAAATTTCAAGGATTTAGAGAAAAGGATTTATGAATTTGTTTGCCGTCAGGCATGTGAAATAATCACAGAGCTACTTAATCAACTAGATGATGAGCTAATGAAAGAAAGAGATAAGAAGATATATAGAAATAAAGGTTTCAAGAAAACATGTATCAAGACAGTAATGGGT